The DNA segment GTATTGCACATACACGCTGGGCCACCCACGGCGTCCCCAACGATATCAATGCGCACCCGCACCTTGATTGTCACGGCAAGATCGCCGTCGTCCACAACGGCATTATCGAGAACTTCAAGACGCTTCGCTCCTTCCTCGAGCGCCGCGGTCACACTTTCGAAAGCGATACCGACACCGAAATCATCGCCCACTTGATTGAAGAATACTATGACGATAACCTGACCCGTGCGGTCCAGTTGGCCATGTCGCAGGTGGAAGGCACTTATGGCATCGCGGTGATCTCGCTGGATGCTCCGGACGTGATCGTCGCTGCTCGCCACGGTTCACCGCTTGCACTGGGATTGGGCGAAAACGAGAATCTGGTTGCTTCCGACGTCTCGGCGATGCTCGAACATACCAAGAAGGTCGTTTATCTTAATGAAGGCGAGGTTGCCACCGTTTCGCGTCACGGAATCCAGATTTCCACGATGGACAACGTCCCGGTACCAACGAAATATCAGGAGATCGAGTGGGACCTTGATCAGCTGGAGAAGAGCGGCTTCGACCATTTCATGCTCAAGGAAATCTATGAGCAACCGACCACGATCCGCAACGCGATGCGCGGCCGCCTCAACTACGAAGAGGGCACCTCGCGACTGTCAGGCCTCAAGCTGCAGTACGACCAGTTGTTGCACGTTAAGCGAATCATCCTGTCTGCGTGCGGAACCTCCTGGCACGCGGCACTCTGCGGCGAATATATGATTGAGGAATTCGCCCGGATTCCGGTCGAAGTCGAATACGCTTCCGAATTCCGCTATCGCGCACCGATCATCGATGAAGGGACTTTGGTATTTGTGATCAGCCAGTCCGGCGAAACGGCTGACACGTTGGCCGCGCTGCGCGAAGCCAAACGCAAGGGCGCCACTGTGCTCGGGATCTGCAACGTGGTCGGTTCGACCATCGCCCGCGAAACCGACGGCGGCATTTACATTCACGCCGGTCCCGAAATCGGCGTCGCCTCAACCAAGGCTTTCACCTCCCAGGTTACGGTGCTGGCGTTGCTGACCATCCTGCTGGCCCGACAGCGGTCGATGTCGATGGAGAAAGGGCGTCAATTGATCGAGGCGCTCGAACTTATCCCGGATCAGGTTACACATCTGCTGCGCAATGATCACGTAATCCGCGAAATCGCCGAACAATATGCGCGCACCAACAACTTCCTCTACCTTGGCCGCGGCGTTAATTTCCCGGTTGCCCTCGAAGGCGCTCTGAAACTCAAAGAAATCTCATACATCCATGCCGAAGGTTATCCGGCCGCCGAAATGAAGCACGGGCCGATCGCGCTGATCGATGAGAACATGCCGGTCGTTGTGCTGGCACAGCAGGACATGGTTTACGACAAGGTGATCTCGAATATCCAGGAAGTGAAAGCTCGTAACGGCAAGATCATCGCACTGGCCACCGAGGGCGATGAGGAAATCGCCAGATTGGCTAATCATGTGATCTACCTGCCGAAGGTGCCTTACATGCTGAATCCGATAATCGCAGCGATTCCTCTGCAATTACTGGCCTATCACATTGCCGTGCTGCGCGGCTGCGATGTCGATCAACCGCGCAATCTCGCTAAATCGGTGACGGTGGAGTAGACAAGAAAATTCGTAGCGGTACGTAATTGCTTACTGATCTGATTTTCGCGCGAATCGTCGCGCCGGATTTCGCGCAGACTTGACCGAGTACCGCAAGCCGCTCAGAAAGTGTTAGTTAGAGAATCGCTGTTCGCCGAGTTGTCACGCCAACACACGCGGCGGATTTTCTTGAACGCAAACCGCAAGGCAACCAAGACCTTTTCTCAACCGCTAATTTTCTCACGATTCGCTTGACTTCACCCTTCCGCCTTCCATATATTTTACGCCGGAAGTCGCTGGTAGATAACGTGTTAACAATCTGTTAACAACTTGTGGATAACCCCCAATGGACTATCCAGCGCCTTTCTGTACCCAAGTTGTGATTGCTCAAGGCATTCCGAACTTGTAGTGGTTTGATACAAAAATCAGATCGCGCCTATATATGGGGGGCTATGTGTGGGGCTGCTCTCTGTTCGTTCGCTCCAAATCTCGGATCTGGAAAAACCGGGTCGGAAGTGTGGCTGAG comes from the Candidatus Zixiibacteriota bacterium genome and includes:
- the glmS gene encoding glutamine--fructose-6-phosphate transaminase (isomerizing) → MCGIVAYIGKRPASPILINGLKRLEYRGYDSAGIALIEDGQVIFEKAAGKIRVLEDLIEGKSFQATAGIAHTRWATHGVPNDINAHPHLDCHGKIAVVHNGIIENFKTLRSFLERRGHTFESDTDTEIIAHLIEEYYDDNLTRAVQLAMSQVEGTYGIAVISLDAPDVIVAARHGSPLALGLGENENLVASDVSAMLEHTKKVVYLNEGEVATVSRHGIQISTMDNVPVPTKYQEIEWDLDQLEKSGFDHFMLKEIYEQPTTIRNAMRGRLNYEEGTSRLSGLKLQYDQLLHVKRIILSACGTSWHAALCGEYMIEEFARIPVEVEYASEFRYRAPIIDEGTLVFVISQSGETADTLAALREAKRKGATVLGICNVVGSTIARETDGGIYIHAGPEIGVASTKAFTSQVTVLALLTILLARQRSMSMEKGRQLIEALELIPDQVTHLLRNDHVIREIAEQYARTNNFLYLGRGVNFPVALEGALKLKEISYIHAEGYPAAEMKHGPIALIDENMPVVVLAQQDMVYDKVISNIQEVKARNGKIIALATEGDEEIARLANHVIYLPKVPYMLNPIIAAIPLQLLAYHIAVLRGCDVDQPRNLAKSVTVE